The stretch of DNA TTGAAGCAATTAGAATCAAAAAAGCATTAAGTTAGATCAAGACTAATGGGTGGAGTCATGTTGTTGTGGAGTCGGATTGCCTAAGAGTCATAAGAGATTTACAATGCTTTAAATATATGGCTTCACCTTATGGCCATATTTTAGCTGACTGTAAGACTTTGTTTATTGATATTAATGATAtatcttttaattttgttaaacgatctgcttATAAAGTTGTGCATGTTTTGGTACGATCTTCTCTTTATGAGGCTGATTGTACTTTTAGTAGCTTTTATTTACCATTTGTAATTCCATCCTTGTTGATGAATAGTTTGAATTAATGaagtttgtattttattaaaaaaaaaactaatataagTGTGCTAACTCAACTAATTACTTTTCTTAAATACTAATCACGTGGACAATTTTTTTATcttcaaaatattttcaaattagttGATGTGTTATATTTAGATTGATTTAATATACTATAACAGAAGCTATTAATTGATGTAAAAAGTCAATAAAAATCttaaatttttattcaaaatatataaaaattatatttgactcaaaatgAGTTAGTTACATTAGACTCaacttacttttttttatagGAAGATGCAAATAAAAAGTcaataaaactattaattttttattaaaattatataaaaatcatattaattatataaataaaatgtaaaaatttattaattacatttgGTATTTATTTATAGTGTAAAACAAGATGATGCAAGAGAAATTGATTGCCATGAAAAAGGCAATAGAAAATGCGGGCATCCAAATGGATTCCACCACAGTCCTGTCCGTGTGGGAAGGGACTGATGGAGAGCCTACTCAACCTGAAAGAGGTCGGAAACAAAATAGTAAGGAGCCTAGTCCCATTAGGTATCCTCCAGAAAAGCCTACCATGAAGTGAAATCCTACGACCGTGcctgaaaaaaacaaaaaaacttaTGATCCACGAAAAGTTTGTTTCGATCTCCCAAAAGGGAAATGTTCACAGGGGGTAGATTTCCCAAAAGGAAAACTAGTCCCCAAGATCGGGGAGATTAAAGGAGCGTATCCGTGCATTAGGAGTCGGGAAAATAAAAAGGCTCTGCCAGGAAAGATCCACATGTTGATCCAAGACACAAACTCAATGCCAAACACGGGGACCTGAGGGCACGACTTAAACAAATAAAGAAAACTGCACCAGTTTCTGAGAGTATCCTTAATGAAGGAATTTTGGCCGAACTTGCAGTTCTCCAGAAGGATATAGCAAGGGTCTCCCAAAAACACAAGGGAGATGACTCGGAGTCAGAttgcgaggatcgggagccttgcaTGAGAAATATACTAGAGATTGAGCTCccaaaaaacttcaaaatgctTGAAATGACTATGTACACTAGTGACACAGATCTAAGCGATCACTTATCCAGGTTTAATAGAGTCATGACAATCATGAGGGTCATCAATGACGCTAAATGCCTGTGTTTCCCATTAACATTAGGAGGATCTGCAGAGGAATAGTTCAAAAATTTAGAACATGGATCTGTAGATTGCTGGAATAAATTGTAAACTAACTTTAGGAGGCAATTTGTTGTAGCCAGAAAGATAAACCTTGAAGTTAGTGCCttaactaacatcaagcaactactGATAGAAACCTTGAAGAACTTCATCAAGAGGTTCAAAGAGGAGGCTTCCAAAACCAAGAAAGCATGTGTTCAGCAGTTGTGGCCAGGGATCACCTTGGCAGGGTGCTGGGGATTACTACAACTAGGTTAGGTTTTGCTGATGCGTTGTGTGAAGAAGCGGCGGCCTGCTGCTTGGCGATTGAAACGGCATTGGATCTCAAGGCTAAATTTGTTATTGTGGAGAATGACTCGAGTGAGATTATCAATGCTCTTATTGGGAAGAATCCTCAATGGGCGCTTGCGAACTACATCTCTTTTTGTAATAGAtcttctcctttattttctagttgtaatttttcttatgttAGTAGAACCTGTAATTTTGCGGGTCATAACGTGGCCAAGTGGGTGTTCACCCACAAGAAGTTTGGTGTTATTCCGGTTTCGTCAATTCCGGTGAACCTATTATGTAATGACCGCGAGGTCTAAATATGCTTCTTATTAATATATTTCTTcgcttttcttaaaaaaaaaaaaaaaccaaatcgACAATGTATTTCACACATGTTCCACCTCcttccttcttcttcatctcaCCGCTCTCCCAATTTTCCCACTGCTCAATAACACAGGTGCATTTGTATATTCTTAAATCTTTGGATTTTTATctgatttttctttatttttacggAGAAAGGTAGATTTAATTTCCTTCATCTTtctctcaaattctcaatatttATCACttgtatacaaaaaaaaaaaaaagaaggtatttttattttgtttagatACTTATCTTTTTTGATCTTGATGGTAAAATTATTGTGAAgcgttatttatttatttatttatttttatgttggttTGATAATTGGTGTCGTTGTTACTATGAAATGCAACTTCAACGTGAATGGAGTATTAACTGAAAACATGTGTGGTTGACCTTAAAGGGTTTATGGTTGAATTTCATTCCATTTAAGTTTTTGACATTTTGACATGGTGGGGTCTTTTTTGCAAcctgatattttatttatttactttctaatatcaattttgatttataaAATGATtgatttcttgatttttttaatactgctctttctattttgttcttttttttatttacttctAGATGCAGTTGTGGGGGATTTATGTATATTGTATACTTATAAAGTGTGTTAGTTAAAATAAAGAAAGGCCTTCTTGACTTCTTGTTTGAATGAGATAGGAAGGTCTTTTTTGTCTTTCcttcaaaagataatataaaataatgaacTAAAATGAAGTATTTAGTGTTCTGAAAATAGAATCTTTAACAAAAAAGAAAGCATTTATGTGTGGGGGTGGGCAATGGGTATTTGAATTTGATGTGGATTTTTGATGGGCTTGTCAAAAGCTTTGTAGTGGATGTACTAATGTAGTTTGTTAAGATTTTTTCTTTGCTTAATCAcaacattattatcattataTTGGGAAGATTTAAATAACATGGTGGTGTTGATAGTATCTAGTGTAGTATAGTTTGCCACTTTAGAAAATTGTCTCCGGTTCATAGAATTGTAAGTTTTGGTCAAATGGGAATATTAAGCTAAAATCATACTTGAGGGCCATCCATGTGATAAATGGCTAAATATGCAAATTTCctcaattatttttcttatgAGCTTCTATCTTGGTTAGAATAAAATGAATGCATATGGGGAATACTGATGCTAGAGATCATTTCAGGTTCAATTAATGATTatgtcattattatttataaagatGATTTGGTTAATCTTTcttgaaaatataattaattgacTTAGTTCTTTAATTTGTCTATTTACATATAAGTGAGAAAGGCTTCAAACATTATCCTACAGTAATATAATGTTTGCCTGGTTTAAAATGTATACCCCTAAAAAATTGTGTGTATTGCTCAGCTTGGAATTTATGGATTGCTTCGTGCAACTCATATATGGTTCAATTTAGAAAATGAAATTCTACTGATTTTCTTTAAATTAATGATATTTACTCAAATTAGAGCTTGAGTTTGTAAGCAACATTTTATCTTAGTCAGCCATAAGTAGCAAGCATGTGATGGAATCTTGCGTTAATCGAAATAGAAGTTTGGAAAAATAGCAATATTTCATTttgttattactattattatatcTCTATGTATGTTAATGAAGTTTTTATCATGCTCCTCTAGAATTTCTTTGAAATGTTTAGTGAGATTTTGCTGATTCATTTCAAGACTATTGAAAAAAGTTTCTTCTGAACTATCATTTTTATCTAGTTTTCCGACCTTttttgctttttcaattataaaaaCAATCTTTTATCATACTTTGCAAAGAAAAGTTCTattgtgttttatttatttttcttttctcgatttattaatgtaatttatTATACTTTGACTCATTCTCTGTTACTTATTTTATAGCTAATGAcaaagttaataataataagatattGCAGAGGATTGGTGAAAAATATCTTCCATGAGAGTGACTCAACATGAGGCACATCAGTGATCTATAAtgtatcaaaaatatatatgaaaaaaatgagGCACATCAGTGATACGAGAATAACCATTTTCACAAAAAAATACAGTAGTTTTAGAGGGAACAAAGCTAGAAGAGTATAATAATTAAGAAGAAAATTTTCTCATTTGTCATTAGAGTTGAATTGGATTAGTGGATTCCAATGTCATGATTTTTCCTTTTGTGAGCTTTTCACAAAATAATTGTGCACCTTAATAATGTAATATTATTAGCTATGTTCGTTCTCATAAATGTATTTGTGTTTGATCTacgtgttttattttttttgctgattcttgttattttttcttaagaaattagactCCCAACCTAACGCCAAAGCTTGTTTGTTTCTTCTTTTTATCTATTTGTCAAACTAGTACAAGGTAATTCGCGCATCTGATCTCTTGATTAACTAATTTATGATGGTTTGGTCATTATTTCAGTTTTTGCACTATTATGAGAGGTAAAAGCTAATTTTGCAATTGTAAGTTGGGAATGGAGGGAAGGAACTAGAGAATGAATCTGAATCAAAATCTTTATTTATTAGATGAATTTGTATAGATTTCTTCATTTATGGATTTTCTTACTAATGTGTGAATGTTAGTATGTtcatatatcaaaatatatatcatgttaCTAATAGACTAGATCTTGTGTTTAGTGTTTGTTTTGCTCTGTCAAATTTCTACATGTACTGATTTTGTGAGGAAAAACCAGAACcattattatgtattttttcagttttaactttgattagttttttttttttttttgctgaattaTTAGTTTATTGTTGATATTGACTTTTACTTGCTTGTAGCCCAAAAGTGTAGACCTTTCTTTATACAGATTCCGTATTATTTCATAAACATGCGACATCATGTTGAAACTCAATAAAGTGAAATTTCGTCAGTAGTGATACTCAAAAGCTGGTAGGTGTCAATGCTGACATTTACGTACTACAACCATAGACTCGGTCTCTCTTCCTAACACCTATGCTGCTCTCTGCTCTCTTCAGTTCTTGCCTTAACCCCCCCACGAAAAAAATTACTATCTTTACATTCAATAATAACAAAGAAAGAATAAATCTGGTACTATATCTAAGTTTGATTTGTTATGTTAAAAACTTTGAGCAGACATTGCTGTGGCTGTTGGGGTATATGGCTTCATTTAGGGCCAGTTAAATTGTTCCCATAAATCCCAAAGAGGCTGCTGATTCATTTCCCAATCAGTACTACTCCCTCCAGCCATTGGGTTATCTACAAGTTCTCCTGAGCTTGAGGTTGCAGACGAACTTTGAGCTCTTTCGATCATTGCAGCATTCTGATTAGATGGTCCTGCTTCATCCCTTTGTTGTTCTCGTATGACTCTTGTTAATTCTGTTGGGCGTCGGTCAAATGCTCGAAAACTCCCAGATATAATGTACACTCGGCACAAGCTAAATTCATGTCTCAACTGAAAAGAAAGAATGACATGGTAGAGATGATCAGCAACAATTAGATATGGAAGGTGTTTCATAGTTAGTATTGTTATATAGCTATACATTACCGTTGGAGTAGTGATGTTGTTTGAGCTGTTTACTTCCTCAATGGCTCTATACTCGTTCATCTTCCACTTGGTTTTCCTTCCTGTAGGAGCTTTTCCTTTATAGAAAACCATTGTTTTTTTCACCCCAATAACTCTGTTATCCGAGGAGTAAACATAGCTAGGTGAACCAGTTGCCTTCCAATATCCGGAAGCTGTAGTGCGATTGGGTCTACCTCCTCTAGCTTCTCTTTCTTGTCTTGGTGTAAAGAAGAACCACTGCTCAGTATCTCCCTGACACAACTCACCTGAATGCTCTgcaaaaaacaagaaaatgtaTGTAAGTTTATGTATCACAACAAACAATCTATATAGAAAAGAATTGGCTGAATTGTGTACTTGGTAGATCCCATGGTTCTATGCTGTAAATGTCTATGACTTTAATGACACGATTCACTTCCTCGCGTTTTGAATCCAGCTTGTTGCGCAGATAGAAAGAAACCAACTCTTCTTCGGTTGGGTAGAAGCGAAAACCCGGTGGCAGCTCCTGCTCATGCATTGGTGTCATTTGGATTGGAAGTTTCAGTGTGTTGTTGTTTAGTTTTTTAAGAGTTGTTGTGTCTAGTTcttgtttggtttggtttggtttgatttAAGTTATTTATATAGATATGTAGATTTGGAGGAAATGAGCAATTTATGTGATACAGGGGAAGGATTTGCCGAGTGAAATGATAGGCAGGCATAGGGCAAGGAAAACTTAGACTTGGTACGCTTGACGCggttatgttggaaattatgtACTTTTGTCTCTTGcgaaattattatatttgtattttgcATCCAATTAAAACTCTTTTTGAATCGGTCAGTGAATATTGTATCCAAAGTGACCactcacatcatacattgtagTATAGGCCCAAATCCATCTTCTTTTCTCGTGCTCTAATAAAGGCCGACAAAATGTACGGACATACGACACCTATATTTAAAGTGGAGTTATTACACGTGGCATGTAATCTTTTGTGGGACAATTACATAATTTAGATATAAGAATTtagactctttttttttttttttggtaataagAATTTAAACTCATTATCATATTTTGAAACATATGGCATTTTTCACTCTGTCCATTTTTTGTAGGATTGAGCTTTTCTATAGCTTTTTTATggtatgccatatttttgttatattttcttttgaatactatagtttttttttgttatttattatattattattttgttttattttgaagGAAAAAGCTGTATTATTCAAAAGGAATCAACAAcaatagctttttttttttggttataaaACTATTATAAATATACTAAATAGAGAAGAAGAATAGATGAACAATCAAGAATTTTCGTAGTAGTTTATTCTAATAGAGTAGATttctatttatataaaatatgattgagaaaatagaaaattttttttgaatggaaaataatatttttattaaccaACAAAATCTGTTACCAAACAATGTAACAATTCGGTAGGAACAGACTCCATACCAAAAATACGACCAGGAAATAATACAGAAGCTCTTGCAAAGTTATGAGCTACCACATTAgctgatcgtttaacaaaataaataggaACATGTTTTAACTCGAAGGAGAGTTGTTTACATTCATCAATGACTTGTCCAAACAAGGATATCATTTTTGTTGAGCTTCGTATTGCTTGAACAACCATTAAACAATCTGTTTCAATAGTCACGCGTTGCCATTTTTTCCTTTTAATCCAGCTTAGAGCCTCGCGGACTCCAATTGCTTCAGCAACTTCTGGTGTAGCAGCCCCTGAGTAGAAGTCCATTCGGCCCTCAACAAGGAAACCGTGATGGTCACGAGCTACCATTCCTAAGCCATAGTTGGTTCCCCCTTCGAAAAGAGCAGCATCAACATTGACCTTGATACTATTTTCACTTGGAACGGACCATTGCTCAACCCCATCACCCGTCTGAAAACCAGACCATGATGACTCAATGAGAGTATTTTGAGCACTTGTCCATTGATCAAGGTAACCTTTTGCCAATACTACAATTCCTTCAGCGTTCACCACCTTTTTTTGCCAAACAAACTCATTCCTAGCGCTCCAGATCGCCCAACAGAGTGTTGCCACTAAGCATTTCTTGCTTGCATCTACACCAGAAAAAACTCCAAAGCACCATTCTAAGAAAGAGGTATTATCATAAGGAATAGTTGTTCCAATTCCAACACGATCCCATACCTGCTTAACATGAGAGCATGTGACCAAAGCATGGATTACCGTTTCTTCTTCCATTCTACAGATCGGGCAGAGGGAGTGCACATTGACTCTTTTTGTTTGTAGCATACAAAGTGTTGGAAGACAATTCTTCCCTGCTCGCCACAGAATGTTTTTCACTTTGGGTGGAATTTTAAGTTGCCACATAGTATTCCAAAAACGAGAAGCAGTATCATCATCATTGTCCCATCTACCATTAGCTTGTTGGAGTACTTTGTAAGCACTTTTGACTGAATATAGACCTGAAGCTTCAAATGCCCAAGTCAAAGTGTCTTCATAAACCGAAGGTTGCAAAGGAATTTTCTCTATTAGCTTCCTGTCTCTTTCTTCAAAAATATCTTCCAATATTTCCAAATCCCAACCTGTGCCATCTATATTCATGAGGTTATTCACTCTCGCATGAGATAAAGTAGGATGAAAAGTAGAGACATAAGGGTTCTCAACACAAGGCAGCCAAGGTTCATTGAGGATATTGATGCTTGCTCCATTCCCTACACACCAACGAAGGCCTTTCCTAACAAGTTGTTGTGCCTCCCAAACACTACGCCAAACATAGCTAGGATTGTTGCCTAGAGATGCTTCCAAATAAGAACTGGTAGGATAGTATCTAGCCTTGAAGACCCTTGCAACAAGTGAATCCGATTGTGAGATAAGCCGCCAGCCTTGCTTCCCAAGTAGTGACAAGTTGAAATCTCTAAGATGTCTGAAACCCATTCCTCCTTTCTTCTTGTGTTTGCACAATCTGTCCCATGAGAGCCAGTGGATTCCTTTCCCAGACTTGTTTGAAGATTGCCACCAGAATTTTGTCATTGTTCGCTCCATCTCTCGGGTAATGTCAAGTGGTAATAAGAACACACTCATAGCATAACTCGGGAGAGTTTGGGCCACCGTTTTGATTAAGATCTCTTTTCCAGCACGTGAAAGATATTTAGCTTCCCACCCTTCAATTCTTTTGCGAACTCTTTCTTTCAAGTAACCAAAAACAGCCGTCTTATTGCGAGAAATAGTACTTGGAAGACCCAAATAAAGACTATTAGCTCCCGCAATGGTCATGCCGAGCCTTTGACTAATGTTGTTACGCATTATCATGGTTGTATTAGTACTgaagaaaatagaagatttgGAGAAGTTAACCTTCTGTCCTGATGCTTCTTCAAAAATACTCAATACTTCCTGGATTCTTGTTGTTTCTTCTATTGTTGCCTTACAGTATAGGTAACTGTCATCTGCAAATAACATGTGTGAAATTCGAGGTGCACTATTTGCAACTTTACAACCATGTAACAGTCCCCGTGATTCAAACCGACGAATGGTCGCTGAAAGGCCCTCAGCACATAAGATAAAAAGATAAGGGGATAGTGGATCCCCTTGTCTTATCCCTCTTGAAGGAACTATTGGACCAATCTCATGTTTGCCATGAACCACTGTATAACATGCAGAAGAGACACAATTCAAAAGTAGCCGAGTCCACCAATCCTCAAACCCAAGCTTTCGGAGCATAGCTTCAAGAAAATTCCATTCGATTCGGTCGTACGCTTTACTCATGTCAAGCTTTAAGGCCATAAACCCATCTTTCCCCTTCCGTTTTCGCTTTAAGTAATGTAGTACTTCAAAGGAGATAAGCACATTATCCGATATAAGTCTACCCGGTATAAAAGCGCTTTGATTCTCAGATACTATTCTGTTCATGAAGGGTTTCATACGATTAACCACAACTTTAGTTATGATTTTGTATGAGACATTGCACAAAGCAATTGGGCGTAATTGAGTCATGTTCACAGGCTTTTTAATCTTCGGGATTAAGACAATATTTGCATCAGCACAACCCTCTTCAAACAAACCAGTAGAGAAAAAATTATGTACCATTTGGACCACATCTTTACCCACAATTGACCAGCATTTCTGATAAAAGGCTGGTGTCATTCCGTCTGGCCCCGGGCTTTTATCGGGATGCATTTGGAACACAGCTTTTTTGACCTCTTCTTCAGTAATTGGCTGCCGAAATTCTTCATGAGCTAAATCAGGAATGGAAGTATTAACACAGTCAACAACAGCTTGATTTGATCCCCCAGTCGATTCAAAAAGACCATTAAAATAGTTGGTAATGACCATTGATAAACCATTATCCCAATCTACCCAATCTCCTTGACTGTTTTGCAACCGATCAATTTGATTGTGCCTTTTCCGAGTTGTAGCAGTCTTGTGAAAATAACTGCTGTTTTGATCACCTTCTTTCATCCATAACTGCTTGGATCTTTGTTTCCAAAAGGCTTCCCGTTGATCAATCACTTTAAACAACTGTTTTTTAACTTCACTATACCGCTGAACCGAATGTGCATCCCTCCTATTCTTAAGGTTTGATAATTCAGTTTTGCACTTTCGAATTCTTTGCTTAAAATTACCAGTTATCTCTTTTCCCCATGGCCCAAGTTTCTCTGCACACAGCTTCAGTTTTTCGGACAGACTACTATCTCTCGATCTACTCCAACAATCCTTGATAATTTCACAGCAAATTGGTTCTTTAAACCAAgcattttcaaatttaaaagcaGTACCAGGTGTGAAGGCTTGAGTGATTTCAGGTTCCAAGAAAATTGGACAGTGATCAGAGGaggtaatttccaaattaaaaagTGCAGCAAGAGGAAAAACCTGAATGAATTGTTGATTTATGAGTGCTCTGTCAAGTCTTACTTCGACCCAACCGTTGGTGCCACGACCCTTCTCCCAGGTGAATGGGTATCCCGTCAATTCAAGGTCATGTAACTGGCAGTCGTTCAAAGCCTGGAGGAAGCCATTAATTAGTTGTTGTGGGTATCGCCGGCCTCCCTTCTTGTCTTCCTGTCGCATCACGTTGTTCAGGTCCCCAATTATGCACCACGGTAGATTGGAATCTCGAGCTAGGTACCGGAGTAAATCCCATGTGAGTTGTCGTCGGCTTCGCATTGGTTCCCCATACACGCCTGTTAGCCTCCATTCTTCTCTTTCAGTCGAGGTCACAAGAAAATCGATATGGTTATTTGAATAACCCAGAATTCTTCCATCATGTTGGTTTTTCCATAGTAAGGCTAGGCCCCCAGCACTCCCTTGGGCTTCTACAGTAAACAGGCCTTCAAAGCCCAAAGCACGGCCCACTCTTTGCATCTTGTTTTTATCACTTTTAGTTTCACAGAGGAAGATGAAATTAGGTTTCTTTTGAGATACAATCTCCTTAAGGAATTGAAAAGCCCGTTGGTTCCCAAGCCCCCGGCAATTCCAACTTAACACATTCATAATGCTCGGCGGGTCTGTGAAACAGAACCCGCCCCAAACAAGTTTTTTGTGTTATTACCCATCTCAGTATCCATCTCCACATCTACTACATTGACTGGCCCATTTGGGTTTATGTCATTTTTGTTAATACCTATCTGTTGCACCTCTACAGGCCCAAGATGACTTTCAAGGcccattcttcttttcttattttctaaGAATAGAAGAGCATCTTCAGCATTTACTAATAACGTGTGGTCAATCTCCACATCAGTATCAGCTATATGTTCTCTCCCATAACCTTCCTTATTTATCTCTTCGATTGACTTAGTGGAGATTTCTTGCATATTTCTTGTAGCTTGATTGATCACATTTATTGCTGAATTTGCTCCCTGATTTTTTGTAGAGGATGTCCCTGATTGGCCGTCCCCTGTTCTCACGCTGGTCTGAGTTGTCCCAGTTCCAAAATTATTGGGAGTGGATACAGTTGTCTTCCCGTAGCTAGAATCGGCACCGGACTTGTTCATGCTTCCCGACCTCAGCCATTTCGCACCAGTAGCATAGTTCTTCCGTCTTGGGGCTGCCTTCATCTCCAATCCATATGGTTTTTCAATTTGATCTAAGGGGGTATCAAAAAGCCTATCACAAAACCTCTCTGAGTGTCCCAAAATTCCACAGATGAAGCAGAAGGTAGGAAGGTCTTCGTATTTGAATAAAGCATAACACCACATACCTCCTTGTTTAAccacctttttctttctttttaatggTTGATCAATGCTTATTTTGACACGGATGCGCAGATAATCTCGCCATACGCCTATGAAGTTGTTAGGATCAGACTTCACATATGTTCCAATGTAATTCCCAAGTCGTTGAATCACTGTTTCCGACATGAACCCAGTAGTCATGTTGTGAATTTGCACCCAAAACTCAATCTTATTGAGAACCACTAACCGGGGATTTTCGCCTTGCTTCAACCTCTCAAATATCAAAAGGACTCGATCAAACGTCCATGGGCTGCCCTCTATTACCCTAGCAATGTCAACTTCATGATAAAATTGGAAGAGATATAGGTTGTTTTCCAATTCTTTCACATACATTCCTCTTCCTGGCTGCCATAATTGTGCCATTTTGTTTTGCATTGCTTGAAAATCTATTGAACGATGTGTTAGAAAACGTCCAACCAAGCACCACCTATCGTCGATGTCAACCGATTCATCATTTCCCCCTTCAAAAATCAATCCATCTTCCTCATCTTCCTCAATATTAAACGCTGCATACTGATCCTCCAGATTTGATTCGTTATTCATCTTCACAACACACAAGAAACAGAAAAGCAACCGCACTTCTAAGCAAATCAACTAGACCAAAACCAGAACAATTTCACAAACAGAGCCACTTCTCACAAAACAGACCAAACACTCACAAAACAGAGCAACAAATCCACCATGTATAACACTATCTTTAATAACACTATCTTTGAGTAGTATTTATGGTAATAATTGATTTGAGTAGTTTGCAcattcatatataatatttaataacacTATCTTTGGATGTCTATAATAAGTGCCTTGTTGTCGAgcaaatttcgcaacaccaaaaagtataatttaattgataaaaaagaaaattatttgggaaatgacaagtgcgagtattcaacctaaaatggcgagtactcgactg from Cannabis sativa cultivar Pink pepper isolate KNU-18-1 chromosome 2, ASM2916894v1, whole genome shotgun sequence encodes:
- the LOC115718718 gene encoding NAC domain-containing protein 90 produces the protein MTPMHEQELPPGFRFYPTEEELVSFYLRNKLDSKREEVNRVIKVIDIYSIEPWDLPKHSGELCQGDTEQWFFFTPRQEREARGGRPNRTTASGYWKATGSPSYVYSSDNRVIGVKKTMVFYKGKAPTGRKTKWKMNEYRAIEEVNSSNNITTPTLRHEFSLCRVYIISGSFRAFDRRPTELTRVIREQQRDEAGPSNQNAAMIERAQSSSATSSSGELVDNPMAGGSSTDWEMNQQPLWDLWEQFNWP